The Hippoglossus stenolepis isolate QCI-W04-F060 chromosome 3, HSTE1.2, whole genome shotgun sequence genomic sequence CGTGGTCACGCTGCTCGTCGTCTttacagcagctcagtgtgacCAGAGCGAGAGGTAAATCACAGCTCCACACGGTCAAAGTGCAGATGAATCATAGACAGATTAATAGAGAGATTAGACGGGAGAATAGACATAGAATAAAAAAGAAGCTGTGAATGATTTGACGCAAATTGAGCTCAATATTCACAGTTTGGAGTCACGAGCACTGAAAAAGGAGGAATTTAAAAGGAAACATCAAAGCAGGAAAATATTTGATGTTCATAAGATGAAGAACTCAACTGGAAATAATCTTTTGAAGACACAGAGATCCAGAATCatctttgatatttttctgattattttttcacattgacagttttcaaattgaaatatttcagtgtcataaattcagtgttttaatcttattcttgtattttttgCTTCCACGTGTTTCACATATTGATCATTGGATGATGATTGAGTTGTGGACTGAACTGATCCTGACTGATTGATCTCTCCCCCGTCTCCTCGCAGCCGCCGAGCTGTGAGCGAACACCAGCTGTTGCACGACCGTGGCCGAAACATCCAGAGTCTGAAGAGGCTCATCTGGCTGTCGAGCGCCATCGAGGGGCTCCACACCGCCCAGACCCGCTCCTCCGCCCTCGGCCCAGCAAAGGTCCTGAACCTGGACCTGAACCCGGCGTTGGTCCCTGATGCTCCGGGCCCCCAACCCGCCCGGGTGCAGAGCCTCCTGAGAGACTTCTTTAACAACCCCTACCTGACTCAGCTGTCCGACACAGAGGCCTAACGCCGCtctgtgcacagacacatgagAAATATGTATTGTCTCCATCATTTGAACAATGAAACACATAAAGCACAACAATTAGTCTTTAGTGCCAAGACACACATTTGGCTGCAGATGTGTCCACATGTTGCAAGAACTTAAAGTTTTAGTTGAGAGAGTGTTTGAGTTAAAGCTGAATGAAAGTCGTCTGTTGATGGGCAGTCACACAAATGTCTCAATGTTCAGTCTCGTCATATTTACATCAAGGACTTGGCGCCACAACCAAAAAATAAGACGTCCTTAAGGAGACGTCCTCAGAAGCAAACACGACAGGAACAACATTTAAAGTCTACACGTTTAAGAATGTGTGAACTTACCCAGACTTATATCCGTTTGCTTTATCTCTTAATTATTCTCAACCAAAGACaaagtcaaacatgtttttcctgtttgcagatcaacctcctgcagcagcaaactttgttcatctttgacctgCAAAAATTCAACAAAcgcactgctgctgtttgtcgtCACACTTTCAGATGATAACTGAAACTGAAATACTTGTTACAGCTGTTTCCTTTGTTTCCAGAAACTATAAATAGATAAAGTATAAAGAGCCCTGAACCACTAGTGTTGTCTCCTCTTCTTAGAATtgaacacatactgtacacgGTGCCATCTGAACCTCCAGACTGAATGAAACTGATGCTTGATTctctgtgaggagacatgtggcTGCACGACAAAGATTTGAGTGGCTGTCATTTTATCTCGTGAACATTTCTATTAAACTCTGTGGCTGCACGGAtgtggtctgtgtttgtgcatcaaATCTCTGCTTGAATTCTGCAACTTGTTTGTTCACTAACCGAGCGTCTGCTAACGTGACGTTGACTTCACACAACAGAGCTTTCGAGTTTCAGATTTCTCCTTCAGGTGAAAAGACTGAATGAGACAAGAAATGCTCTCCACTGAGCTACATTAGATTCTTTGTcgatatttattttgtgtatattcttttattatatatttagtttatatttttttctgtgagacaattaattattaaaacattcGTGAACAATATTTCATCGCAGGAGTAAATCTGCATCACTGGTTAATGCCATTACCATAAGGCTGAACTTTATTGTCTTTAATAAATACTTGATTTTTGAGgtcataaaatgacagaatatatatttgaatggGCCCCTGATCACCGTGGGATCTTTTTTGATTGAGGTTTCTCTGTAATTTGAAGGTCTcaaacttaaagggatagttcactgaaaaatttaaattcactcattatctactccccactgtgccgatggaacactttaggagtctcaggggtaaacagcgttgcagccaaatccaatacaattgaactaaatggtgactgattcttcagacttataaaaacaacagaaaaataagccccgacattcaaattagaCTCAAAACGACGTTATatacaatgtgtttttatcctTAATGTCTCCTGTGATCCTCCTCCTAGATCACAAGTTCTCGTGAGACCAGGAacatgtaaagtgccttgagataatgtacgtcatgatttggcgctatacgaataaaattaaactgatttgaatatacaatatatatatatatatattatttttcccTGACTTCCACATTAATACATTTAGATATATTATCTTGTGTGAGCaccagaaaatgaaatgtcagataTCAGGAAACAAGCAAATAGTCACATTTCAGAAGCTGGGACGCGTTAATTCTATTTTTGACTTTAtagaatttttttaaaacaaatggtTTAAAGTCTATTCTATAAAGTCTATTTCtacactatatattttttttaaaggtctcAATCTGGCCTGACCCTGTTTGCCCTCTGCTCGGTCTGCCTGCCTGAAACACTGCACTCAGGGCAAAGACAACCGTAGTCTCGCGATACTTCCTCAGCGGCTAACGTGAACTAGCTCCCCAGCCGAAGCTTCATGGCGCTTCACTTGCTCTACTGCGCCATCAAGTGGACAATACATGTAAGAACAGGCAGAGTGATTATAATGACACCATGGCGTTTGGTGTGTGAAGCTTcgaattgaataaatgaatgaatgatgtttgtgaCGCCAATACATAAATTATGAACTTATTAATATGGTGTTTGTCTTTATGATACAATGGGGGTCAAAggggaaagtggaaacaaattgggCAGAGGGTTGTGATGTGCACGTGCTCGTGTTACTAGGGACAACATGTAACACGTGAAATAGGGAcaactttttattcatttttatttaaaaataacaacttttcCACAGTGCTGGACATGTGAGGGGGGGGTCCATTGCGTTTCGCTGCCCCTTTTATTTCGAATCGCACGCCAAACCCGCGAACCACTTCCTGACTCAGTCACGTGGTACGGCCGGCTCGCGAGGCTTCG encodes the following:
- the pth4 gene encoding parathyroid hormone 4, encoding MQMSHRSVQWLVVTLLVVFTAAQCDQSESRRAVSEHQLLHDRGRNIQSLKRLIWLSSAIEGLHTAQTRSSALGPAKVLNLDLNPALVPDAPGPQPARVQSLLRDFFNNPYLTQLSDTEA